From Pseudonocardia autotrophica, one genomic window encodes:
- a CDS encoding MaoC family dehydratase, whose amino-acid sequence MAGDTDVTELSGPPALGPLYAAAAVRTALPGRAATLPDRALVRRGIEVDPAHLVDYARVCGFRVGDTLPITYPHMLTFPLQVALMAERSFPLPLPGLVHLANRITVHRPVGVSETLDVRVHAEHLTAHPKGARVDLVGVASAAGTAVWESRSTYLSRGSRAPSVEQGPAVPDPEVPTGPAAALWRVPGDIGRRYAAVSGDVNPIHLHPLTAKAMGFPRAIAHGMWTAARVAAALEGRWPDTPTFDVTFRKPLLLPSAAELVTARDGDAWRFAVRGAGKPERIHLAGRIGG is encoded by the coding sequence ATGGCGGGCGACACCGACGTGACCGAGCTGTCCGGGCCGCCCGCGCTGGGCCCGCTCTACGCCGCCGCGGCGGTACGGACGGCGCTACCCGGTCGGGCGGCCACCCTTCCGGACCGTGCGCTGGTGCGCCGCGGGATCGAGGTTGACCCGGCGCACCTGGTCGACTACGCGCGGGTCTGCGGGTTCCGGGTCGGCGACACGCTGCCGATCACCTACCCACACATGCTGACCTTCCCCCTGCAGGTCGCGCTGATGGCCGAGCGGTCGTTCCCGCTGCCGTTGCCCGGCCTGGTGCACCTGGCCAACCGGATCACCGTGCACCGGCCGGTCGGGGTGTCCGAGACGCTCGACGTGCGGGTGCACGCCGAGCACCTCACCGCGCATCCGAAGGGCGCACGGGTCGACCTGGTCGGGGTGGCGTCAGCAGCTGGCACGGCGGTGTGGGAGAGCCGCTCGACCTACCTGTCCCGCGGGTCGCGGGCGCCGTCCGTGGAGCAGGGCCCGGCGGTCCCCGACCCGGAGGTGCCGACCGGCCCGGCCGCCGCGCTGTGGCGGGTCCCCGGTGACATCGGACGCCGCTACGCGGCCGTCTCCGGTGACGTGAACCCGATCCACCTGCACCCGCTCACCGCGAAGGCGATGGGCTTCCCGCGGGCGATCGCGCACGGTATGTGGACCGCGGCGCGGGTGGCCGCGGCACTCGAGGGCAGGTGGCCGGACACACCGACCTTCGACGTCACGTTCCGCAAGCCGCTGCTGCTCCCGTCGGCCGCGGAGCTGGTGACCGCTCGCGACGGGGACGCGTGGCGGTTCGCGGTCCGCGGCGCCGGCAAGCCGGAGCGGATCCACCTGGCCGGCCGGATCGGCGGGTAG
- a CDS encoding 3-oxoacyl-ACP reductase, with protein sequence MNDVLASLSNTGIAKQLGVPRVPVLRRHRPGDPLLAGPVLVASAGGAGGRFAKAVAAFVEENGQPVVGAAGEERLHGVVVDLSEARTLADLAAAQQLLTPAVRKLGPSGRLLLIGAEPADAFESGGAEAAAVAQALDGLVRSVAKELRAGATANLVVVAAGAPPVAIDSSVRFFLSARSAYVDGQVVHVAAPIGVLPEPAEVDDPLAEERPLAGRVAVVTGAARGIGASIADTLARDGATIVAVDVPAAGQRLADTANRTGGTALQLDITAADAADRLLTHLADRHGGVDLVVHNAGITRDKLLANMTADRWDAVLAVNLGAQLAINDALLAGGSPLREAGRVVCVSSQSGIAGNRGQTNYAASKAGVIGMVRALAPRFAERGATINAVAPGFIETDMTATMPLATREGGRRINSLRQGGLPVDVAEAIGWFGRAESGGLNGQIVRVCGQSMLGA encoded by the coding sequence GTGAACGACGTGCTGGCGTCCCTGTCCAACACCGGTATCGCGAAGCAGCTGGGGGTGCCGAGGGTGCCCGTGCTGCGCCGGCACCGTCCGGGCGATCCGCTGCTCGCGGGCCCGGTCCTGGTGGCCTCGGCCGGCGGGGCCGGTGGCCGGTTCGCGAAGGCCGTCGCCGCGTTCGTCGAGGAGAACGGGCAGCCCGTCGTCGGCGCGGCCGGAGAAGAGCGGCTGCACGGCGTCGTCGTCGATCTGTCGGAAGCTCGCACACTGGCCGATCTCGCTGCGGCGCAGCAGCTCCTGACGCCCGCGGTGCGCAAACTGGGCCCGTCGGGCCGGCTGCTGCTGATCGGCGCCGAGCCCGCGGACGCGTTCGAGTCCGGTGGTGCCGAGGCGGCCGCGGTGGCCCAGGCGCTGGACGGGCTGGTGCGCTCGGTCGCCAAGGAGCTGCGCGCCGGGGCCACGGCGAACCTGGTGGTGGTCGCGGCGGGCGCCCCACCGGTGGCGATCGACTCCTCGGTGCGGTTCTTCCTCTCGGCGCGGTCCGCCTACGTCGACGGTCAGGTGGTGCACGTGGCCGCCCCGATCGGTGTGCTGCCGGAGCCCGCCGAGGTGGACGACCCGCTGGCCGAGGAGCGGCCGCTCGCCGGGCGGGTCGCCGTGGTCACCGGGGCCGCCCGCGGGATCGGCGCGTCGATCGCCGACACGCTGGCCCGGGACGGGGCGACGATCGTCGCGGTCGACGTCCCGGCCGCCGGGCAGCGGCTCGCGGACACGGCGAACCGCACCGGCGGCACCGCGCTGCAGCTCGACATCACCGCCGCGGACGCCGCCGACCGGCTGCTCACGCACCTGGCCGACCGGCACGGCGGCGTCGACCTGGTGGTGCACAACGCCGGCATCACCCGGGACAAGCTGCTGGCGAACATGACCGCCGACCGCTGGGACGCGGTGCTGGCGGTGAACCTGGGTGCCCAGCTGGCGATCAACGACGCGCTGCTGGCCGGCGGGTCGCCGCTGCGCGAGGCGGGCCGGGTGGTCTGTGTGTCGTCGCAGTCGGGGATCGCGGGCAACCGCGGGCAGACCAACTACGCCGCCTCCAAGGCGGGGGTGATCGGGATGGTGCGCGCGCTGGCCCCGCGGTTCGCCGAGCGCGGAGCCACGATCAACGCGGTCGCGCCGGGATTCATCGAGACCGACATGACGGCGACGATGCCGCTGGCCACCCGCGAGGGCGGCCGCCGGATCAACTCGCTGCGCCAGGGCGGGCTGCCGGTCGACGTCGCCGAGGCGATCGGCTGGTTCGGCCGCGCCGAGTCCGGCGGGCTCAACGGGCAGATCGTGCGGGTCTGCGGCCAGTCCATGCTGGGGGCCTGA
- a CDS encoding acetyl-CoA C-acetyltransferase: MPASTRRAAVIGGNRIPFARANRAYAGASNLDMLTTTLDGLVARFGLAGERLGEVVAGAVLKHSRDFNLTREAVLGSRLNPATAAYDVQQACGTGLEATIAVANKIALGQIESGVAGGVDTASDAPIALNDDLRRVLVKLNAARTPLDRLKLVGQLRPGQIVPEIPQNSEPRTGLSMGEHAARTALEWGIGRTEQDELTVRSHRNLAAAYERGFFDDLLTPYLKLTRDDNLRADSSVDKLAKLKPVFGKGPDATMTAGNSTPLTDGAALVLLGSDEWAAEHRLPVLAHVVDAETSGVDYVHGGGACGADHQHGGGARGADHQHGPDGLLTAPVFAVPRLLERNGLSLQDFDLYEIHEAFASVVLVQRKAWEDARFCKERLGRDAPLGAIDDAKLNVAGSSLAAGHPFAATGGRIVATLAKLLRERADTEGRDQRGLISICAAGGQGVVAILEAKK, encoded by the coding sequence ATGCCAGCCAGCACTCGGCGGGCCGCCGTCATCGGCGGCAACCGGATCCCGTTCGCCCGGGCCAACCGCGCGTACGCCGGCGCGTCCAATCTCGACATGCTCACCACGACCCTGGACGGCCTGGTGGCCCGGTTCGGGCTGGCGGGCGAGCGGCTCGGCGAGGTCGTGGCGGGGGCGGTGCTCAAGCACTCGCGAGACTTCAACCTGACCCGGGAGGCGGTCCTCGGCTCCCGGTTGAACCCGGCGACCGCCGCCTACGACGTGCAGCAGGCCTGCGGCACCGGCCTGGAGGCGACGATCGCGGTCGCCAACAAGATCGCCCTCGGGCAGATCGAGTCCGGTGTGGCGGGCGGCGTGGACACCGCGTCGGACGCCCCGATCGCGCTGAACGACGATCTGCGCCGGGTCCTGGTCAAGCTCAACGCGGCGCGCACGCCGCTCGACCGGCTCAAGCTGGTCGGGCAGCTGCGGCCGGGGCAGATCGTCCCGGAGATCCCGCAGAACTCCGAGCCGCGGACCGGACTGTCGATGGGCGAGCACGCCGCCCGCACCGCGCTGGAGTGGGGCATCGGCCGCACCGAGCAGGACGAGCTGACCGTGCGCAGCCACCGCAACCTGGCGGCCGCCTACGAGCGGGGGTTCTTCGACGATCTCCTCACCCCGTACCTGAAGCTGACCAGGGACGACAATCTGCGCGCCGACTCGTCGGTGGACAAGCTCGCGAAGCTGAAGCCGGTCTTCGGCAAGGGCCCGGACGCCACGATGACGGCGGGCAACTCGACCCCGCTGACCGACGGCGCCGCGCTGGTGCTGCTCGGTTCCGACGAGTGGGCCGCCGAGCACCGGCTGCCGGTGCTCGCGCACGTCGTGGACGCCGAGACCAGCGGGGTGGACTACGTGCACGGAGGCGGAGCTTGCGGAGCCGACCATCAGCACGGAGGCGGAGCTCGCGGAGCCGACCATCAGCACGGACCGGACGGCCTGCTCACCGCTCCGGTGTTCGCCGTCCCGCGATTGCTGGAGCGCAACGGCCTTTCCCTGCAGGACTTCGACCTGTACGAGATCCACGAGGCGTTCGCCTCGGTGGTGCTGGTGCAGCGCAAGGCCTGGGAGGACGCCCGGTTCTGCAAGGAGCGCCTCGGCCGCGACGCCCCCCTGGGCGCGATCGACGACGCGAAGCTCAACGTCGCGGGCTCATCGCTCGCCGCGGGGCACCCGTTCGCGGCGACCGGCGGGCGGATCGTCGCCACCCTGGCGAAGCTGCTGCGGGAGAGGGCCGACACCGAGGGCCGCGACCAGCGCGGCCTGATCTCGATCTGCGCCGCGGGCGGCCAGGGCGTCGTCGCGATCCTGGAGGCGAAGAAGTGA
- a CDS encoding TetR family transcriptional regulator — protein MKVGRDRRDSRWDAHREQRRVQLVAAAIGAIRHQGAGLGMDEIAAAAGTSKTVIYRHFGDRSGLYAAICESVADVLLTEVRRATADALADPAGGPRAAVGAGIDAYLRLIEIDPELYRFVVHRPLLSQGPAAGRRAPRDDGSTDPVNDLVTVIGDEIATVIGAHVTGDDGPSAARIWGHAIVGLVRGAADDWLARPDGTTRDRLTAHLTDLAWSGLSGLAPHVQEVQK, from the coding sequence GTGAAGGTGGGACGAGACAGGCGGGACAGCCGGTGGGACGCGCACCGCGAGCAGCGGCGCGTCCAGCTCGTCGCGGCCGCCATCGGCGCCATCCGCCACCAGGGGGCCGGCCTCGGGATGGACGAGATCGCCGCCGCGGCCGGAACCAGCAAGACCGTCATCTACCGGCACTTCGGCGACCGCAGCGGCCTCTACGCGGCGATCTGCGAGTCGGTCGCCGACGTGCTGCTCACCGAGGTCCGCCGGGCCACCGCCGACGCGCTGGCCGATCCGGCGGGTGGCCCACGGGCCGCCGTCGGCGCCGGCATCGACGCCTATCTACGGCTGATCGAGATCGACCCGGAGCTCTACCGGTTCGTGGTACACCGGCCGCTGCTCTCCCAGGGCCCGGCCGCCGGCCGGCGCGCCCCCCGGGATGACGGCAGCACCGACCCGGTCAACGACCTGGTCACCGTGATCGGCGACGAGATCGCCACCGTGATCGGCGCCCACGTCACCGGCGACGACGGCCCGTCCGCCGCCCGGATCTGGGGGCACGCGATCGTCGGCCTGGTCCGCGGCGCCGCCGACGACTGGCTGGCCCGCCCGGACGGCACCACCCGCGACCGGCTCACCGCCCACCTCACCGACCTCGCCTGGTCCGGACTCTCCGGCCTGGCACCGCACGTGCAGGAGGTTCAGAAATGA
- a CDS encoding acyl-CoA dehydrogenase family protein, giving the protein MTPTGTLPAPDRIPADALRDVVDGRWADVRRETRDQLATAGVLADPDASSEEYRARITEALKILTASGRPHSGFAPSVGGRGDVGGVVTAFAMLAYGDLSLLVKAGVQWGLFGGAVQVLGTEGHHERYLRRIVDGELLGCFAMTETGHGSDVQHLHTTATYDRASGEFVVHTPYPQARKEYIGNAARDGRMAVVFAQLVTDAGTHGVHAFLVPIRDSDGNPAAGVTIGDDGRKAGLNGVDNGRLSFERVRIPRENLLNRFADVAEDGTYSSPIENETARFFTMLGTLVRGRISVAGGAGGATQKALALAVRFGERRRQFSNPSTGEEIAVLDYLAHQRKLLPALATTFALHFTQESLVSRMHDIQAPGAAPVGAREQRTLEQSAAGIKAIATWHATRTIQTCREACGGAGYLEENLLPALKADTDVFTTFEGDNTVLLQLLAKELLSDYGRTIRRGNPLQIAPLLGRQLAGVLSERTGLASATRRLPLRGLDLSDRERRRALMRVRRDDTLAAAIRSLAPAMRTGNDEFTVFNANQDLLLTSARAHVDTLVEESFTAALSRIDDDGVRSLLERVYDLHVLDVIDRERAWYLETGRLTAAESRSIRPLVNELCGELQPYARTLVDAFGIPENLLACPMLDDEAWAPAPGSPAEPVTDQVETG; this is encoded by the coding sequence ATGACCCCGACAGGCACCCTTCCCGCACCGGACCGGATCCCGGCGGACGCGCTGCGCGACGTCGTCGACGGCCGCTGGGCCGACGTCCGGCGCGAGACCCGCGACCAGCTGGCCACCGCAGGCGTACTGGCCGATCCGGACGCGTCGTCCGAGGAGTACCGCGCCCGGATCACCGAGGCGCTCAAGATCCTGACCGCCTCCGGGCGCCCGCACAGCGGGTTCGCCCCGTCGGTCGGCGGGCGCGGCGACGTGGGCGGCGTCGTCACCGCGTTCGCGATGCTCGCCTACGGCGACCTGTCGCTGCTGGTGAAGGCGGGCGTCCAGTGGGGGCTGTTCGGCGGCGCCGTGCAGGTGCTCGGCACCGAGGGGCACCACGAGCGGTACCTGCGCCGGATCGTCGACGGCGAACTGCTCGGCTGCTTCGCGATGACCGAGACCGGGCACGGCTCGGACGTGCAGCACCTGCACACCACCGCCACCTACGACCGGGCGAGCGGCGAGTTCGTGGTGCACACGCCGTACCCGCAGGCGCGCAAGGAGTACATCGGCAACGCGGCCCGCGACGGCCGGATGGCCGTGGTGTTCGCCCAGCTCGTCACCGACGCGGGGACCCACGGCGTGCACGCCTTCCTGGTCCCGATCCGGGACTCCGACGGCAACCCGGCGGCCGGCGTCACGATCGGCGACGACGGCCGCAAGGCGGGCCTCAACGGCGTCGACAACGGGCGGCTGAGCTTCGAGCGGGTCCGCATCCCGCGGGAGAACCTGCTCAACCGGTTCGCCGACGTCGCCGAGGACGGGACCTACTCCTCGCCGATCGAGAACGAGACGGCCCGGTTCTTCACCATGCTGGGCACCCTGGTGCGCGGCCGGATCTCGGTGGCCGGCGGCGCGGGCGGGGCGACCCAGAAGGCGCTCGCGCTCGCCGTCCGGTTCGGGGAGCGGCGCCGGCAGTTCTCGAACCCGTCGACCGGCGAGGAGATCGCAGTCCTCGACTACCTCGCCCACCAGCGCAAGCTGCTCCCGGCGCTGGCGACGACCTTCGCGCTGCACTTCACGCAGGAGAGCCTGGTGTCGCGGATGCACGACATCCAGGCACCCGGCGCCGCCCCGGTCGGTGCCCGCGAGCAGCGCACCCTGGAGCAGTCCGCCGCCGGGATCAAGGCGATCGCGACCTGGCACGCCACCCGGACCATCCAGACCTGCCGGGAGGCCTGCGGCGGCGCCGGCTACCTGGAGGAGAACCTGCTGCCCGCGCTGAAGGCCGACACCGACGTGTTCACCACCTTCGAGGGTGACAACACGGTGCTGCTGCAGCTGCTGGCCAAGGAGCTGCTGTCGGACTACGGGCGGACGATCCGCAGGGGCAATCCGCTGCAGATCGCGCCGCTGCTCGGCCGCCAGCTCGCGGGCGTGCTGTCCGAGCGGACCGGGCTGGCCTCGGCGACCCGGCGGCTGCCGCTGCGCGGCCTGGACCTGTCCGACCGGGAGCGCCGCCGCGCGCTGATGCGGGTGCGCCGCGACGACACACTGGCCGCCGCGATCCGGAGCCTGGCACCGGCGATGCGCACCGGCAACGACGAGTTCACCGTCTTCAACGCCAACCAGGACCTGCTGCTGACCTCGGCCCGCGCGCACGTCGACACGCTCGTCGAGGAGTCGTTCACCGCGGCGCTGAGCCGGATCGACGACGACGGGGTGCGGTCGCTGCTGGAGCGGGTCTACGACCTGCACGTGCTCGACGTGATCGACCGCGAGCGGGCCTGGTACCTGGAGACCGGCCGATTGACGGCCGCCGAGTCCCGCTCGATCCGCCCGCTGGTCAACGAGCTGTGCGGGGAGCTGCAGCCCTACGCCCGCACGCTGGTCGACGCGTTCGGCATCCCGGAGAACCTGCTGGCCTGCCCGATGCTCGACGACGAGGCGTGGGCGCCCGCGCCGGGGAGCCCGGCCGAACCGGTCACGGACCAGGTCGAGACGGGCTGA
- a CDS encoding RrF2 family transcriptional regulator encodes MRMGRGVEWALHCCVNLAWAGSPVPTVRLAGLYGLPAAYLNKQLQALVRAGVLVSVPGPRGGFALERDPSQVTLLDVVVALEGPEDAFRCTSILAAGPDGDPARDYADSCAISLSMRGAELAWRRELAARSLADVATDALRYSPDAADRVRNALTS; translated from the coding sequence ATGCGGATGGGACGCGGCGTGGAGTGGGCACTGCACTGCTGCGTCAATCTCGCGTGGGCGGGCTCGCCGGTACCCACCGTCCGGCTCGCCGGGCTCTACGGCCTGCCGGCGGCGTACCTGAACAAGCAGCTCCAGGCACTCGTCCGGGCCGGGGTGCTCGTCTCGGTACCCGGTCCGCGTGGCGGCTTCGCCCTGGAACGGGATCCGTCGCAGGTGACGCTGCTCGACGTCGTCGTCGCCCTGGAGGGGCCCGAGGACGCGTTCCGCTGCACCTCGATCCTGGCCGCCGGCCCGGACGGCGATCCCGCCAGGGACTACGCCGACTCCTGCGCGATCTCGCTGAGCATGCGCGGGGCCGAGCTGGCCTGGCGGCGCGAGCTGGCGGCCCGCTCGCTCGCCGACGTCGCCACCGACGCCCTGCGCTACTCCCCGGATGCGGCCGACCGCGTCCGGAATGCACTCACCAGCTGA